A portion of the Desulfobacterales bacterium genome contains these proteins:
- a CDS encoding oligosaccharide flippase family protein — MNYINSNLVNRWLTDFKSAISKGFLYIVLSGVLNKGILFFYSFILIRVLSKESFGSLTYAQNILNLALLLQGFGVGVGILQYCSLAKTENDRYSYMRYGLKIGFNFNIIISALTILIAVYIPLPVPLSNEYLLYLSLFPLLSVIVEAFISYIRACLKNKMYSILTVSNSVLLLISAVIGSKLFDVKGVIIGRYVAYALSILLVCYLLISEVKFFWGEINLTYKNRMSFLKFSVTSMLTNSMSSILYLLDTLIIGIVFKEASIIANYKVATIIPFNLSFIPSTVMMFMYPYFAKNISNKNWIRKNSIKIVEYFAVLNFMLCFFLFVFAESILTILFGQQYSSSSDIFRVLVIGFFIAGTFRVPSGNILASIGKIKVNFINSIISGVVNILLDIVLIYIYGAIGAAFATALTFFISSFISTTYLFYYLKK; from the coding sequence GTGAATTACATAAATAGTAACCTTGTAAATCGTTGGCTAACTGACTTTAAATCGGCTATTTCTAAAGGTTTTTTATATATAGTTTTAAGTGGGGTTTTAAATAAGGGGATCCTTTTTTTTTACTCTTTTATTCTTATCCGAGTGCTTTCAAAAGAATCATTCGGTTCTTTAACCTATGCCCAAAATATTTTAAATTTAGCACTTCTTCTTCAAGGTTTTGGAGTTGGGGTTGGCATATTGCAGTATTGTTCTTTAGCCAAAACTGAAAACGATCGTTATTCTTACATGCGATACGGCCTTAAAATAGGCTTTAATTTTAATATTATAATATCTGCATTAACTATTCTTATAGCCGTTTATATCCCATTGCCAGTTCCTTTAAGTAATGAATATCTTCTTTATTTAAGCTTATTTCCTTTATTATCAGTTATTGTTGAAGCCTTTATATCCTACATTAGAGCCTGTCTTAAAAATAAGATGTATTCAATTTTAACTGTTTCCAATAGCGTGCTTTTGCTCATATCTGCGGTTATTGGCTCAAAGCTTTTTGATGTTAAAGGTGTTATTATAGGCCGCTATGTTGCTTATGCTCTTTCGATTTTGTTGGTTTGTTATTTATTAATATCAGAAGTTAAGTTTTTTTGGGGAGAAATAAATCTTACTTATAAAAATAGAATGTCATTTCTTAAGTTCTCTGTAACATCTATGCTTACAAATTCAATGTCATCTATTTTATACCTTTTAGACACATTAATTATAGGAATTGTTTTTAAAGAAGCATCGATCATTGCAAATTATAAGGTCGCTACCATAATTCCATTTAACCTTAGTTTTATACCAAGTACTGTTATGATGTTTATGTATCCTTACTTTGCTAAAAATATATCAAATAAAAATTGGATAAGAAAAAATTCAATTAAGATAGTTGAATATTTTGCGGTGTTGAATTTTATGTTATGTTTTTTTCTTTTTGTTTTCGCTGAAAGTATTTTAACTATATTATTTGGTCAGCAATATTCGTCTTCATCGGATATTTTCAGGGTTTTAGTTATAGGCTTTTTTATAGCCGGAACATTTAGAGTTCCTTCAGGCAATATTTTAGCTTCAATTGGAAAGATTAAGGTTAATTTTATTAATTCAATTATATCAGGCGTTGTTAATATTCTTTTGGATATTGTATTAATTTATATATATGGAGCTATAGGCGCTGCATTTGCAACGGCTTTGACTTTTTTCATTTCATCGTTTATAAGTACGACTTATTTATTTTATTACTTAAAAAAATGA
- a CDS encoding CBS domain-containing protein, with protein sequence MNLLVQDIMVRDFDTIHINAPIEEAIDKILNGKIRDTGYKTISIMVIDEFNRLSGVITMFDILYHLRPSFLNYGIKGEELQWDGIRLQNLVKDLKGKKVNQVMNPIVVGASPTEHIMAVLDRMIKNRYRRLPVLQNNKPIGIIYISEIFHSIFSDEDL encoded by the coding sequence ATGAATTTATTAGTACAGGATATTATGGTTAGAGATTTTGATACAATCCATATCAATGCACCCATTGAAGAGGCTATTGATAAGATATTAAACGGCAAGATCAGAGATACAGGCTATAAAACTATCAGTATCATGGTTATTGATGAGTTTAACAGATTAAGCGGAGTCATTACAATGTTTGATATTCTTTATCATCTACGCCCAAGTTTTTTAAATTATGGAATAAAAGGCGAAGAGTTACAATGGGATGGCATTCGATTACAAAACCTTGTGAAGGATTTGAAAGGGAAAAAGGTAAATCAGGTTATGAATCCAATTGTAGTCGGAGCTTCCCCTACTGAACATATTATGGCTGTTTTAGACCGTATGATAAAAAATAGATATCGCCGTCTTCCAGTTTTACAGAATAATAAACCAATAGGAATTATTTATATATCCGAAATTTTTCATTCTATTTTTTCTGACGAAGATTTATAA
- the lpoB gene encoding penicillin-binding protein activator LpoB, protein MKKRIYLNFKKIILAIFICSFLYSCTVTTKDISPDDTLHYNEGYDFSDKNTIVKKIVSSLLTKPPLVVAEDRPVIIVYGVANRTDEHISTSNITDDIRTELMGSGRVRFISETQRENIASETGYQYGGAVSPETKIQKAQQIGAQYILTGTLRSMEKKQERQARLTKRVLKYYSLTMELTDITTGLISWTDNVEIVREASKPFIGW, encoded by the coding sequence ATGAAAAAAAGAATTTATTTAAATTTTAAAAAAATTATTTTGGCTATTTTTATTTGTTCTTTTCTTTATTCCTGCACTGTTACAACTAAGGATATTTCTCCAGACGATACATTGCATTATAATGAAGGTTATGATTTTTCCGATAAAAATACAATCGTAAAAAAGATTGTAAGCTCTTTGCTTACTAAACCGCCATTAGTTGTTGCGGAAGATCGTCCTGTTATTATTGTATATGGAGTAGCTAATCGCACTGATGAACATATAAGCACTAGTAACATTACTGATGACATAAGAACAGAGCTTATGGGTTCTGGAAGAGTAAGATTTATAAGCGAAACACAACGTGAAAATATTGCTTCAGAGACTGGATATCAATACGGAGGTGCTGTTTCTCCTGAGACAAAAATTCAGAAAGCACAACAAATAGGCGCTCAATACATTCTTACTGGAACTTTACGATCAATGGAAAAAAAGCAGGAAAGACAGGCAAGATTAACAAAGAGAGTTTTAAAATATTATAGTTTGACTATGGAATTAACTGATATTACAACAGGGCTTATATCTTGGACTGATAATGTGGAAATCGTAAGAGAAGCTTCAAAGCCTTTTATAGGTTGGTAA
- a CDS encoding glycosyltransferase family 9 protein: MKPSVNIRNILIIRLSSIGDIILTTPVIKALKHKFPESKIDFLVMDKFKDAISQNSSIDNIIVFEKEKYKGIQGIINFSKTIKCNNYDLVIDLHAKIRSILISRLICKNILRYKKRALWKTILVKLKLINYHVDDTIIKNYFRPLNKLEIYYSGENLEFYFDETDLEKFKNFDNFIVAAPGAANETKKWPKEYFAELLTKFSENIFIIGGKNEFDECEYIKQSVGDRCTNFSGELSLKESGALLSKAKFVIANDSGPFHIARAVCPKSFVIFGPTDPNMFEFKDNATLIYANEKCAPCSLHGDKKCPKGHFNCMMKLTPEKVYAIINKNI, encoded by the coding sequence ATGAAACCCTCAGTTAATATTCGTAATATCCTTATAATAAGGCTTTCATCAATAGGCGATATAATACTTACAACTCCTGTAATTAAAGCCTTAAAGCATAAATTCCCTGAATCCAAAATTGATTTCCTTGTAATGGATAAATTTAAAGATGCTATATCTCAAAATAGTTCTATTGATAATATAATAGTCTTTGAAAAGGAAAAATATAAGGGAATCCAAGGGATAATAAATTTTTCAAAAACAATAAAATGCAATAATTATGACTTAGTTATTGACCTTCACGCTAAAATAAGGTCAATCCTAATATCCCGCTTAATCTGCAAAAACATACTTCGTTACAAAAAGAGAGCATTATGGAAGACTATTTTAGTAAAATTAAAGCTTATCAACTATCATGTTGATGATACAATCATCAAAAATTATTTCCGGCCTTTAAATAAATTAGAAATTTATTATTCTGGAGAAAACCTTGAATTTTATTTTGACGAAACTGATTTAGAAAAATTTAAAAATTTTGATAATTTTATAGTTGCCGCCCCTGGAGCTGCCAATGAAACAAAAAAATGGCCAAAAGAATATTTTGCGGAGCTTCTTACAAAATTTAGCGAAAATATATTTATTATTGGCGGAAAAAATGAATTTGACGAATGTGAATATATAAAACAAAGCGTTGGCGATCGGTGCACAAATTTTTCAGGGGAATTAAGCCTTAAAGAAAGTGGAGCACTATTATCAAAAGCTAAATTTGTGATTGCCAATGATTCTGGCCCTTTTCACATAGCAAGAGCTGTATGCCCAAAATCATTTGTTATATTTGGACCAACTGATCCAAATATGTTTGAATTTAAAGATAATGCTACCTTAATATACGCTAATGAAAAATGTGCCCCCTGTTCTTTGCATGGAGATAAAAAATGTCCAAAAGGTCATTTTAATTGCATGATGAAGCTAACTCCTGAAAAAGTTTATGCAATTATAAACAAAAATATCTGA
- a CDS encoding glycosyltransferase family 4 protein has protein sequence MKPKNIIFHHPLNINTNPVSGSQIRPVQMIKAFIDAGFNVDTVFGTAKDRIKQIHKIKKEINSGKKYDFLYSESSTEPTMMTERHHLPIYFWVDFGFFYFCKSKGIPIGLFYRDIYWKFDGYAKEAAFWKKAGAKLFYRLDIVLYNKLIDVIFLPSKRMADYIPEIKTKIVSLPPGIFFDANKFQDSQKFSSNKDLIILYVGGIGDHYKMHLFFKAVNEINGVRLIICTRKFEWDKEKIYYSQDLSDKISIFHKYGKDLSILYREADICSLFVEAYEYWNFAMPIKLFEYMSYKKPIIASNKTAAGDFVKENNVGWVINYDKEELINLLKMLKLERDIISNKAENIDRILLNNTWKSRAITVAQTLAQKK, from the coding sequence ATGAAACCTAAAAATATAATTTTCCATCATCCTTTAAATATAAATACAAATCCCGTTTCTGGAAGTCAAATTAGACCTGTTCAAATGATTAAAGCGTTTATTGACGCAGGGTTCAATGTTGATACAGTATTCGGAACTGCAAAAGATAGAATAAAGCAGATACACAAGATAAAAAAAGAAATAAACTCCGGGAAAAAATATGATTTTTTGTATTCTGAAAGTTCAACTGAACCAACAATGATGACTGAAAGGCATCATCTTCCAATTTATTTTTGGGTAGATTTTGGTTTTTTTTATTTTTGCAAATCAAAAGGCATTCCTATTGGTCTTTTTTATAGGGATATTTACTGGAAGTTTGACGGATACGCAAAAGAAGCCGCTTTTTGGAAAAAAGCTGGAGCCAAATTATTTTATAGGCTTGATATTGTTTTATATAACAAGTTAATAGATGTTATTTTTCTCCCTTCCAAAAGAATGGCTGATTATATTCCAGAAATTAAAACAAAAATTGTTTCTCTTCCCCCTGGTATTTTTTTTGATGCTAATAAATTTCAGGATAGCCAAAAGTTTAGTTCTAACAAAGATTTAATTATTTTATATGTAGGTGGTATAGGTGATCATTACAAAATGCATTTATTTTTCAAAGCTGTAAATGAAATTAATGGAGTTCGATTGATTATTTGCACAAGAAAATTTGAATGGGATAAAGAAAAGATTTATTATTCACAAGATTTATCAGATAAAATATCTATATTTCATAAATACGGAAAAGATTTATCCATTCTTTATAGAGAAGCAGATATCTGTTCACTTTTTGTTGAAGCTTATGAATACTGGAATTTTGCTATGCCTATTAAACTTTTTGAGTATATGTCCTATAAAAAACCTATTATTGCTTCGAATAAAACAGCTGCCGGTGATTTTGTTAAAGAAAATAATGTTGGATGGGTAATTAACTATGATAAAGAAGAACTAATAAATCTTTTAAAAATGCTAAAGTTAGAAAGAGATATAATCTCCAATAAGGCTGAAAATATTGATAGAATACTCTTAAATAATACTTGGAAAAGCAGAGCTATAACAGTTGCTCAAACTCTTGCGCAGAAAAAATGA
- a CDS encoding glycosyltransferase: protein MKVLLLSDPKSSHTFKWAKSLTLKGIDISIVGFRSPDKEIYNYVSSVYTLDYDESLFSKSSGSISKLKYINVLPKFLKIIKEFKPNIVHAHYATSYGFLGAISGCHPFIISVWGSDIFDFPKYSILHKKILEFNLSRADVITSTSSIMRIEALKYTKKNIYVIPFGINLNEFRQFPVKSPFKNDDIVIGVIKALEEIYGIEYLIKAFSLLCSRHKNLSLKLLIIGEGSLELHLKKMVIDLGVGENTFFLGSIPHKDIVFYHNMIDIFVCPSIMESFGVSVIEASACQKPVVVSNIGGLKEIVKHGVTGFKSSCRDVKSIMDSIERLVLDRKLRLKLGYSGRKMIEKFYDWDFNVNQMINIYKQF from the coding sequence ATGAAAGTATTGCTGTTATCCGACCCTAAATCTTCCCATACTTTTAAATGGGCTAAATCCCTAACTTTAAAAGGTATAGATATTTCTATAGTCGGATTTAGAAGTCCGGACAAGGAAATTTATAATTACGTTTCGTCAGTTTATACACTGGATTATGATGAAAGTTTATTTTCAAAGTCTTCTGGGAGTATTTCAAAACTTAAATATATTAATGTTTTACCAAAATTCTTAAAAATAATAAAAGAGTTTAAGCCTAATATCGTTCATGCCCATTATGCCACAAGTTACGGTTTCTTAGGAGCTATTTCTGGATGTCATCCTTTTATTATATCCGTTTGGGGTAGTGATATCTTTGATTTTCCTAAATATTCGATTCTCCATAAAAAAATTTTAGAATTTAATTTATCCAGAGCCGATGTAATAACATCAACAAGCAGTATAATGAGAATTGAAGCCTTAAAATATACGAAAAAAAATATATATGTAATTCCTTTTGGGATTAATCTTAATGAATTTAGGCAATTTCCTGTTAAATCCCCATTTAAGAATGATGATATTGTAATAGGAGTAATTAAAGCTCTTGAAGAAATTTATGGAATTGAATATTTAATCAAAGCGTTTTCATTACTTTGTTCACGACATAAAAATCTTTCCCTTAAATTATTAATAATAGGGGAGGGGAGTTTAGAATTACACCTGAAAAAAATGGTAATAGATTTGGGAGTAGGGGAGAATACTTTTTTTTTAGGAAGCATACCTCATAAAGATATAGTTTTTTACCATAATATGATTGATATATTTGTTTGCCCTTCTATTATGGAAAGCTTTGGAGTGTCAGTTATCGAAGCTTCAGCCTGTCAAAAACCTGTAGTGGTCTCTAATATAGGAGGTCTTAAAGAAATAGTAAAACATGGTGTAACAGGATTTAAATCATCTTGCAGGGATGTTAAATCAATAATGGATTCAATCGAAAGGCTCGTTTTAGACAGGAAGCTTAGATTAAAGTTAGGATACTCAGGTAGAAAAATGATAGAAAAATTTTATGACTGGGATTTTAACGTTAACCAGATGATTAATATTTATAAACAGTTTTAG
- the wecB gene encoding UDP-N-acetylglucosamine 2-epimerase (non-hydrolyzing) produces the protein MKIVTIIGARPQIIKSSQVSRVISQNSSINEIIIHTGQHFDSNMSDIFLKEMQIPKPSYNLGIFGLNHGAMTGRMMEKIEEILMKETPDIVLVYGDTNSTIAGALAAKKIHIKVAHVEAGLRSFNMKMPEEINRVLTDRISDILFCPTDKAVNNLKQEGFEHFSCKIHKCGDVMFDAALNFGHIAEKQSSILKKELLEPKNYLLVTVHRAENTDDITRLKIIFDALTEISNELPVIFPIHPRTKAFIKKWEIKPAGIKLIEPIGYLDMIMLEKNARLISTDSGGVQKEAFFHGVPCVTLRDETEWVELIDGGYNMLAPPLYKSTIINAFKYMLDKKIDFTGRIYGDGKASEQIVEHIL, from the coding sequence ATGAAGATAGTAACAATTATAGGGGCAAGACCTCAGATTATTAAGTCATCTCAGGTAAGCAGAGTAATAAGTCAAAATAGTTCCATCAATGAGATAATAATTCATACAGGGCAGCATTTTGATTCAAATATGTCGGATATTTTTTTAAAAGAAATGCAAATACCTAAGCCATCATATAATTTAGGAATTTTTGGATTAAATCATGGAGCTATGACCGGCAGAATGATGGAAAAAATAGAAGAAATATTAATGAAAGAAACACCCGATATTGTCCTTGTTTATGGAGATACAAATTCAACAATAGCGGGAGCATTAGCGGCAAAAAAAATACATATAAAAGTAGCGCATGTTGAAGCTGGTTTGCGAAGTTTTAATATGAAAATGCCCGAAGAAATAAATAGAGTCTTAACGGATAGAATTAGCGATATATTATTTTGCCCTACAGATAAGGCGGTTAATAATCTTAAACAAGAAGGCTTTGAACATTTTTCCTGTAAAATTCATAAATGTGGAGATGTAATGTTTGATGCTGCTTTAAATTTTGGGCATATTGCTGAAAAACAGAGTTCAATATTAAAAAAAGAACTTCTTGAACCTAAAAATTATTTATTAGTAACAGTTCACAGAGCTGAAAATACTGATGATATTACAAGACTTAAAATTATATTTGATGCTCTAACTGAAATTTCTAATGAACTTCCTGTTATTTTTCCAATTCATCCAAGAACAAAGGCTTTTATAAAAAAATGGGAAATAAAACCCGCAGGTATAAAACTTATAGAGCCTATTGGCTATCTTGATATGATTATGCTGGAAAAAAATGCAAGGCTTATTTCGACAGATTCAGGCGGAGTTCAGAAAGAAGCTTTTTTTCATGGAGTTCCATGTGTGACATTAAGGGATGAGACAGAATGGGTTGAGCTGATAGATGGCGGATATAATATGCTTGCTCCGCCTTTATATAAAAGTACAATAATAAATGCCTTTAAATATATGCTTGATAAAAAAATTGATTTTACTGGAAGAATTTATGGCGATGGAAAAGCTTCTGAACAAATAGTAGAACATATTTTATAG
- a CDS encoding ParA family protein translates to MQRRIAIANRKGGCGKTVSAVNISAGLCLKGKKVLLIDCDAQAHATISLGFSPYEIEKSLYDLFIGTYNDINEIIYEAAWPQGLFIAPATGQLAAFELESSSDLKARGLLAQHILSQEASKFDYIIFDPPPTVGLLMLMCLAAAKEVIIPVQTHFLNIEGLAEMVRFIYQINATINPDLRITGIIPTLYSQNTKLSKNVLDEIIKNFSEEMVFPPVRQNVAIAEAPAFGMSIFEYSPNSIGALDYNAVVDRIDNFGGILP, encoded by the coding sequence ATGCAAAGAAGAATAGCGATTGCGAATAGAAAAGGGGGATGTGGAAAAACAGTTTCTGCTGTTAATATTTCAGCAGGGTTATGTTTAAAAGGCAAAAAAGTCCTTTTAATTGATTGTGATGCTCAAGCCCATGCAACAATATCTTTAGGGTTTTCTCCCTATGAAATTGAAAAATCTTTATATGACCTTTTTATTGGTACCTACAATGATATAAACGAAATTATTTATGAAGCAGCTTGGCCTCAAGGGTTATTTATTGCTCCTGCAACTGGACAGCTTGCTGCTTTTGAACTTGAATCTTCGTCTGATTTAAAAGCAAGGGGGCTATTAGCTCAACATATTTTATCCCAAGAAGCTTCAAAGTTCGATTATATAATATTTGATCCACCCCCAACTGTCGGCCTTCTGATGCTTATGTGTCTTGCTGCCGCCAAAGAAGTCATTATACCAGTTCAGACGCATTTTTTGAATATTGAAGGACTTGCTGAAATGGTAAGATTCATATATCAAATTAATGCTACAATTAATCCTGATTTAAGAATTACAGGTATTATTCCCACATTATATTCGCAAAATACAAAGCTATCCAAAAATGTGCTTGACGAAATAATAAAAAATTTTTCAGAAGAAATGGTTTTCCCTCCAGTAAGACAGAATGTTGCTATTGCGGAAGCTCCAGCATTTGGCATGTCTATATTTGAATATTCTCCAAATTCTATTGGTGCTTTAGATTATAATGCAGTTGTAGATAGAATTGATAATTTTGGTGGAATTTTGCCATGA
- a CDS encoding 2-hydroxyacyl-CoA dehydratase, translated as MGILPKTLEYFSNFTGRSLAELDTEKEKGKKIAGVYCLFAPVELIRASGMIPVGLCGKKQDPIAAAEQILPSNLCPLIKSSYGFAITEKCPFFAISDIIIGETTCDGKKKMFELMGQIKPVHTMHLPYAPTSESAVSFWLQEIIKLKEILEKTSGNKIKQEDVKHQIKLQNEIRRLFQKIMSFFHDKTISISGMAMLPLMESKSFFVNPENYIEQLKTLIKEMEDLKNSGALNSSSKRILLTGTPVGKGSEKVVKLIEECGGNVVCMENCTGIKTTYSLIDENEEDPLMAIAKWYLSIPCSCMSPNKGRMDLLEEFIKDFHIDGVVDLTWQFCHTYNIEAHTVKKLVEEKFKIPSIHIESDYSESDIGQLKVRIQAFMEIISNK; from the coding sequence ATGGGTATTTTACCAAAAACTCTTGAATATTTTAGTAATTTTACTGGCAGAAGCCTTGCTGAACTTGATACAGAAAAGGAAAAGGGTAAAAAAATAGCTGGGGTTTATTGTCTTTTTGCCCCTGTTGAGCTTATTAGGGCATCAGGAATGATACCAGTAGGGCTTTGTGGAAAAAAACAAGACCCTATAGCGGCGGCTGAACAAATATTACCTTCAAATCTTTGTCCTTTAATTAAATCCAGCTATGGCTTTGCAATAACAGAGAAATGCCCTTTTTTTGCTATTTCAGATATTATAATCGGAGAAACTACCTGTGACGGCAAAAAAAAGATGTTTGAACTAATGGGACAAATTAAACCTGTTCATACAATGCACTTACCTTATGCTCCTACATCTGAGTCAGCCGTATCTTTCTGGTTACAGGAAATTATAAAACTAAAAGAAATTTTAGAAAAAACAAGCGGAAATAAAATAAAACAGGAAGATGTTAAACATCAAATAAAACTACAAAATGAAATAAGAAGATTATTTCAAAAAATTATGTCTTTTTTTCACGATAAAACCATTTCAATTTCAGGCATGGCTATGCTTCCTTTAATGGAATCTAAAAGTTTTTTTGTAAATCCTGAAAATTATATTGAGCAGCTAAAAACTCTTATAAAAGAGATGGAAGATCTAAAAAATAGCGGAGCGTTAAATTCATCTTCTAAAAGAATACTTTTAACAGGAACTCCTGTTGGTAAAGGTTCTGAAAAAGTAGTAAAGCTTATAGAGGAATGTGGTGGAAACGTTGTATGCATGGAAAACTGCACAGGTATAAAAACTACTTATTCTCTAATAGATGAAAATGAAGAAGATCCATTAATGGCTATAGCAAAATGGTATCTTTCTATACCATGCTCATGTATGAGCCCCAATAAAGGACGAATGGATCTTTTGGAAGAATTCATCAAAGACTTTCATATTGACGGTGTAGTGGATTTAACTTGGCAATTCTGCCATACCTATAATATTGAAGCCCATACTGTAAAAAAACTCGTTGAGGAAAAATTTAAAATTCCTTCCATTCACATTGAAAGCGATTATTCTGAAAGTGATATAGGACAACTCAAGGTAAGAATCCAAGCTTTTATGGAAATAATCAGTAATAAGTAA
- a CDS encoding glycosyltransferase: protein MHALIIPSWYPTKSNPLDGIFFKEQAHALKRSGIQVGIIFPRQISLLEGIDFFRKLENKVEIIIDNGIPTLTKYFKGFLPFIPFGHSSLFILSGLSLFEYYKKKYGRPDIIHAHSALFGGVLAYWIKKIYKIPYIITEHSTKYDLNQILQWQKILCRKVFKNADARVAVSPSLGKIIERKIGQDFIPWRYIPNMMNCNQYKNLHFEQNKKNDFIFLNIGLMTEKKGQKDLLKAFTDASHRDDDIFLRIGGDGPLKKDLIELSKKLNIAKKVQFLGILNRKRVFEEIAKSDIFILSSHSETFGIVLAEALSMGKPVISTDCGGPSCILNENNGMLVEPKNIKQIADAMLEMKNNISKFNPKKISKECVERFGETAVIDSITALYREIVNEC from the coding sequence ATGCACGCTTTAATTATTCCATCATGGTATCCAACAAAATCAAATCCATTAGACGGCATTTTTTTTAAGGAGCAAGCTCACGCCTTAAAAAGATCCGGGATCCAAGTAGGCATAATATTTCCAAGACAAATTTCTTTATTAGAGGGGATTGATTTTTTTAGAAAACTTGAAAATAAAGTCGAAATAATTATTGACAATGGTATCCCTACTTTAACTAAATATTTTAAGGGATTTCTTCCCTTTATACCTTTCGGACATAGTAGTTTGTTCATATTATCTGGACTTAGTCTTTTTGAGTATTATAAAAAAAAATACGGGAGGCCAGATATAATTCATGCCCATTCGGCTCTTTTTGGAGGGGTTTTAGCCTATTGGATAAAAAAAATATATAAAATTCCATATATTATTACAGAACATAGCACCAAATATGACCTAAATCAAATTTTACAATGGCAGAAAATTTTATGCAGAAAAGTTTTTAAAAATGCAGATGCCCGCGTAGCAGTAAGTCCATCTCTTGGAAAAATTATTGAGCGGAAAATCGGACAAGATTTTATACCATGGCGTTATATCCCGAATATGATGAATTGTAATCAATATAAAAATTTACATTTTGAGCAAAATAAAAAAAATGATTTTATATTTTTAAATATCGGATTGATGACTGAAAAAAAAGGACAAAAAGATTTATTAAAAGCTTTTACCGATGCGTCCCATCGTGATGATGATATTTTTCTTCGGATAGGAGGCGACGGGCCTTTAAAAAAAGATTTGATTGAACTTTCAAAGAAGCTTAATATTGCAAAAAAAGTTCAGTTTTTAGGTATTCTTAATAGAAAAAGAGTTTTTGAAGAGATAGCAAAATCTGACATATTTATTCTTTCAAGCCATTCTGAAACTTTTGGAATTGTTTTGGCCGAGGCGTTATCTATGGGAAAACCTGTTATTTCAACAGACTGTGGAGGCCCTTCCTGTATATTAAATGAAAATAATGGAATGCTTGTAGAACCTAAAAATATTAAACAAATAGCGGATGCTATGCTTGAAATGAAAAATAATATTTCTAAATTTAACCCTAAAAAAATAAGTAAAGAATGTGTTGAGCGTTTTGGAGAAACAGCCGTTATAGACTCAATTACAGCTTTATACAGAGAGATTGTCAATGAATGCTGA
- a CDS encoding YjbQ family protein — MKSYRKELCFEVPTRRAFINITPQVESCLSESGIKEGLALVNAMHITASVFINDNESGLHHDYDVWLEKLAPHEPVSYYRHNVGEDNADAHMKRQIMGREVVVAVTKGNLDFGTWEQIFYGEFDGRRKKTVLVKIIGE, encoded by the coding sequence ATGAAGTCTTACAGAAAAGAATTATGTTTTGAAGTTCCTACAAGAAGAGCTTTTATCAATATTACACCTCAAGTTGAGTCCTGTCTTTCTGAAAGCGGAATAAAAGAAGGGCTTGCGCTTGTAAACGCTATGCATATTACAGCCTCTGTTTTTATAAATGACAATGAATCTGGCCTTCATCACGATTATGACGTTTGGCTTGAAAAGCTGGCTCCCCATGAGCCTGTCTCTTACTACAGGCATAATGTTGGTGAAGATAATGCAGATGCCCATATGAAGCGTCAAATAATGGGAAGAGAAGTTGTTGTCGCAGTTACAAAAGGTAACCTTGATTTTGGCACATGGGAACAAATATTTTATGGCGAATTTGATGGAAGAAGAAAAAAAACAGTACTAGTGAAAATTATCGGGGAGTAA